One genomic segment of Pseudomonas sp. p1(2021b) includes these proteins:
- the dnaJ gene encoding molecular chaperone DnaJ, translating to MSKRDYYEVLGVERGASEADLKKAYRRLAMKYHPDRNPGDKESEDKFKEANEAYEVLSDASKRAAFDQYGHAGVDPSMGGGGAGFGGANFSDIFGDVFSDFFGGGRGGGRGGAQRGSDLRYTLELNLEEAVRGTTVSIRVPTLVNCKPCDGSGAKKGSAPATCPTCGGIGQVRMQQGFFSVQQTCPRCHGQGKIITDPCSSCHGEGRVEEYKTLSVKVPAGVDTGDRIRLSGEGEAGTHGGPTGDLYVVINVREHPIFQRDGKHLYCEVPISYTDAALGGELEVPTLDGRVKLKIPEGTQTGKQFRLRGKGVAPVRGGAAGDLLCRVAVETPVNLSRRQRELLEELRDSLQGDSSHSPKASGWFEGVKRFFGDL from the coding sequence ATGTCCAAGCGTGATTATTATGAGGTACTGGGTGTCGAGCGCGGCGCCAGCGAAGCAGACCTCAAAAAAGCCTATCGTCGGCTGGCGATGAAGTACCACCCGGACCGCAACCCGGGCGATAAAGAGTCGGAAGACAAGTTCAAGGAGGCCAACGAGGCCTACGAAGTGCTGTCTGACGCGAGCAAGCGTGCAGCGTTCGACCAGTATGGCCATGCCGGCGTCGACCCGAGCATGGGTGGCGGTGGTGCCGGCTTCGGTGGCGCCAACTTCTCCGATATTTTCGGCGATGTGTTCAGTGACTTCTTCGGCGGTGGCCGGGGCGGTGGACGTGGCGGTGCCCAGCGCGGCAGCGACCTGCGTTACACCCTGGAGCTGAACCTCGAGGAAGCGGTGCGTGGCACCACGGTCAGCATTCGCGTGCCGACGCTGGTCAACTGCAAACCGTGCGATGGCTCCGGTGCGAAGAAGGGCTCGGCTCCGGCGACCTGCCCGACCTGCGGCGGTATCGGCCAGGTGCGCATGCAGCAGGGCTTCTTCTCCGTGCAGCAGACCTGCCCGCGCTGCCACGGCCAGGGCAAGATCATCACCGACCCATGCTCGTCCTGCCATGGCGAAGGCCGTGTCGAGGAATACAAGACCCTATCGGTCAAGGTGCCGGCCGGTGTCGACACCGGCGATCGCATCCGTCTCTCCGGCGAGGGCGAGGCGGGTACCCATGGTGGTCCGACCGGTGACCTGTACGTGGTCATCAATGTGCGTGAGCACCCGATCTTCCAGCGTGACGGCAAGCACCTGTATTGCGAAGTGCCGATCAGCTACACCGATGCCGCCCTGGGCGGCGAGCTGGAGGTGCCGACCCTCGATGGCCGGGTCAAGCTCAAGATCCCGGAAGGTACCCAGACTGGCAAGCAGTTCCGCCTGCGCGGCAAGGGCGTGGCCCCGGTGCGTGGTGGTGCGGCAGGTGACCTGCTGTGCCGCGTGGCGGTGGAAACGCCGGTCAACCTGAGCCGCCGCCAGCGCGAGCTGCTCGAGGAGCTGCGTGACTCGCTGCAGGGCGACAGCTCCCATTCGCCCAAGGCCAGCGGCTGGTTCGAGGGTGTGAAGCGCTTCTTCGGCGATCTCTGA
- the dapB gene encoding 4-hydroxy-tetrahydrodipicolinate reductase codes for MRRIAVMGAAGRMGKTLVEAVQQQAPQAGLTAAIDRPDSTLVGADAGELAALGRIGVEICGDLAKVADEFDVLIDFTHPSVTLKNLAFCRKAGKAMVIGTTGFTPEEKELLAEAGKEIPIVFAANFSVGVNLCLKLLDTAARVLGDEVDIEIIEAHHRHKVDAPSGTALRMGEVVAQALGRDLGEVAVYGREGQTGARDRQTIGFATVRAGDVVGDHTVLFAAEGERVEITHKASSRMTFAKGAVRAALWLDGREPGLYDMQDVLELR; via the coding sequence ATGCGACGTATTGCAGTGATGGGCGCGGCGGGGCGGATGGGCAAGACCCTCGTCGAGGCCGTGCAGCAACAGGCGCCCCAGGCGGGCCTGACGGCGGCGATCGATCGCCCCGACAGCACCCTGGTCGGGGCCGATGCCGGTGAGCTGGCGGCGCTGGGGCGCATCGGCGTGGAAATCTGTGGTGACCTGGCCAAGGTCGCCGACGAGTTCGATGTGCTGATCGACTTCACTCACCCCTCGGTGACCCTGAAGAACCTGGCGTTCTGCCGCAAGGCGGGCAAGGCCATGGTCATCGGCACCACCGGCTTCACGCCGGAAGAGAAAGAGCTGCTGGCTGAGGCGGGCAAGGAGATCCCGATCGTCTTCGCTGCCAACTTCAGCGTTGGCGTCAACCTGTGCCTGAAGTTGCTGGATACTGCAGCGCGGGTGTTGGGCGACGAGGTGGACATCGAAATCATCGAGGCGCACCACCGGCACAAGGTCGATGCGCCGTCCGGTACCGCGCTGCGCATGGGCGAGGTGGTGGCCCAGGCGCTGGGGCGTGACCTGGGTGAAGTGGCGGTCTATGGTCGCGAAGGCCAGACCGGTGCCCGTGATCGCCAGACCATCGGTTTCGCCACGGTGCGGGCCGGCGACGTGGTGGGTGACCACACCGTGCTGTTCGCCGCGGAAGGCGAGCGCGTCGAGATCACCCACAAGGCCTCCAGTCGCATGACCTTCGCCAAGGGGGCGGTGCGTGCCGCGCTGTGGCTGGATGGGCGCGAGCCAGGCCTGTACGACATGCAGGATGTGCTCGAGCTGCGTTGA
- the carA gene encoding glutamine-hydrolyzing carbamoyl-phosphate synthase small subunit, with translation MTKPAILALADGSIFRGEAIGADGQTVGEVVFNTAMTGYQEILTDPSYAQQIVTLTYPHIGNTGTTPEDAESNRVWSAGLVIRDLPLLASNWRNTQSLPEYLKANNVVAIAGIDTRRLTRILREKGAQNGCILAGDDISEEAAIAAARAFPGLKGMDLAKEVSTKDRYEWRSSVWNLATDSHPTLEAADLPYHVVAYDYGVKLNILRMLVARGCRLTVVPAQTPASEVLALNPDGVFLSNGPGDPEPCDYAIQAIKDILETDIPVFGICLGHQLLALASGAKTMKMGHGHHGANHPVQDLDSGVVMITSQNHGFAVDEATLPGNVRAIHKSLFDGTLQGIERTDKSAFSFQGHPEASPGPTDVAPLFDRFIDAMAKRR, from the coding sequence TTGACTAAGCCAGCCATACTCGCCCTTGCCGATGGCAGCATTTTTCGCGGTGAAGCCATCGGAGCCGACGGTCAAACCGTTGGTGAGGTGGTGTTCAACACCGCTATGACCGGCTACCAGGAAATCCTTACAGACCCTTCCTATGCCCAGCAAATCGTCACCCTGACTTACCCGCACATCGGCAATACCGGCACCACCCCTGAAGACGCTGAGTCCAATCGCGTCTGGTCCGCCGGCCTGGTCATCCGCGACCTGCCGCTGCTGGCCAGCAACTGGCGCAACACCCAGTCGCTGCCTGAATACCTGAAAGCCAACAACGTCGTGGCCATCGCCGGCATCGACACCCGCCGCCTGACCCGTATCCTGCGCGAAAAAGGCGCTCAGAACGGCTGCATCCTGGCCGGTGACGACATCAGCGAAGAAGCCGCCATCGCCGCTGCCCGCGCCTTCCCGGGCCTCAAGGGCATGGACCTGGCCAAGGAAGTGTCCACCAAGGATCGCTATGAGTGGCGCTCCAGCGTGTGGAACCTGGCAACCGACAGCCACCCGACCCTGGAAGCGGCCGACCTGCCCTACCACGTGGTGGCCTACGACTACGGCGTCAAGCTGAACATCCTGCGCATGCTGGTCGCCCGTGGCTGCCGCTTGACCGTGGTGCCGGCCCAGACCCCAGCCAGCGAAGTCCTGGCCCTGAACCCTGATGGCGTGTTCCTCTCCAACGGCCCTGGCGACCCCGAGCCGTGCGATTACGCGATCCAGGCGATCAAGGATATCCTCGAGACCGACATCCCGGTCTTCGGTATCTGCCTGGGCCACCAGCTGTTGGCCCTGGCCTCCGGCGCCAAGACCATGAAAATGGGCCACGGCCACCACGGTGCCAACCACCCGGTCCAGGATCTGGACAGTGGCGTGGTCATGATCACCAGCCAGAACCACGGTTTCGCCGTCGACGAAGCCACCCTGCCGGGCAATGTTCGCGCCATCCACAAGTCGCTGTTCGACGGCACCCTGCAGGGTATCGAGCGTACCGACAAGAGCGCGTTCAGCTTCCAGGGCCACCCTGAAGCGAGCCCAGGCCCGACCGACGTCGCGCCACTGTTCGATCGTTTCATCGATGCCATGGCCAAGCGCCGCTGA